A genomic region of Choristoneura fumiferana chromosome 17, NRCan_CFum_1, whole genome shotgun sequence contains the following coding sequences:
- the levy gene encoding cytochrome c oxidase subunit 6A levy encodes MAAILQRAALSYLKNQARASSHSATAGGHGGGHKLWKKMSFFVGFPAVALGMLNAYLAHQEEHHERAPFVPYEYLRVRTKRFPWGDGQKSLFHNPHVNALPSGYEH; translated from the exons ATGGCTGCAATTTTGCAAAGAGCTGCTCTTTCGTACCTTAAGAACCAGGCGCGTGCGTCTTCGCACTCCGCCACTGCTGGTGGTCATGGAG GTGGCCACAAGCTATGGAAGAAGATGTCTTTCTTCGTTGGCTTCCCAGCTGTGGCTCTGGGTATGCTGAACGCATACTTGGCGCATCAAGAGGAGCATCATGAGCGTGCGCCCTTCGTTCCCTACGAGTACCTGCGCGTTCGTACAAAG cgCTTCCCGTGGGGTGATGGTCAGAAGTCCCTCTTCCACAACCCCCATGTCAATGCTCTCCCCAGCGGCTATGAACACTAA
- the LOC141437042 gene encoding sec1 family domain-containing protein 2-like, whose protein sequence is MAAASIKEFGKVWWSEVYNRIIGAAVFLDDYSAECLHWDGGLLNLMYGGAVSVKNLSPFEVASKDHKKAVFISQSTSTQLRTIREIIKHSDFSHCMLISTVSLDVVYLELNEGKDVSDVVAAGKAPTEATKQLEGMLLEWIGKQQSAVEVVHLPLFTICPTNIVFLTPPYQNVYPLYDGKLTPDSSALDLYSLSRDGRSQVRRLASGLNSLMDSMNLREDIFYMGTYSSLVAGVLENSPVCLARRKTCSNPASLIIVDRTLDLCAVTSHSMESVLDKIMTVLPRFPGHSTDVAVDMSPVCEANVINHPDDVQLPPGCLFHAHDDSSVQTFDHMINKSQKEVLFDLYNKLSKIDVQKSPSPKTLLKVTPQSLEKIVSASKGNYDVIEKHMGILQQALAVVHTLKSPKRAQLELLQNLERQVLQSLAASRDSTSVLHQISHLIKTRKDRHLSLESLLALIVHVYSLTGTEVSFSKQHESSLAETLSVAIFEDHKTLFSPDSGYMCSPEQCDEISKKIMGRLKEMALMRKNLQKYGSVLKPCETGAGHEYRGVLQQMVNDLVDTERPELPDLRHRNEGLKDLLRSGLNILTSKKSRSTKHPLDNPTVIIFVVGGVTGEECKAIHRSVITSGVDNAVFIGSTKFVTPVEAMRDVLDL, encoded by the exons ATGGCTGCAGCCTCCATTAAAGAGTTTGGCAAAGTTTGGTGGTCGGAGGTGTACAATCGAATAATCGGGGCCGCCGTATTTCTTGACGATTATAGCGCAGAATGTTTACATTGGGACGGGGGATTATTAAATCTGATGTACGGAGGAGCTGTTTCAGTGAAGAATTTATCACCTTTTGAG GTTGCAAGTAAAGACCATAAGAAGGCAGTTTTTATATCCCAATCAACTAGTACTCAGCTTCGTACCATTCGTGAAATTATCAAGCATAGTGACTTCTCGCACTGCATGCTCATATCCACTGTCAGTCTGGATGTGGTCTATTTGGAGCTCAACGAGGGTAAGGATGTCAGTGATGTGGTGGCTGCCGGTAAGGCTCCTACGGAAGCTACCAAGCAGCTGGAGGGAATGTTGCTGGAATGGATTGGGAAACAG CAAAGTGCAGTAGAGGTGGTTCACCTACCTCTCTTCACAATATGCCCAACCAATATAGTGTTCCTGACTCCGCCATACCAAAATGTGTATCCACTTTACGATGGCAAGCTCACTCCGGATTCATCAGCTCTGGACCTCTACTCTTTGTCTAGAGATGGGAGATCACAAGTGAGGAGGTTAGCTAGTGGGCTGAACAGTCTCATGGATTCTATGAATTTGAGGGAAGACATCTTCTACATGGGCACTTATAGCTCTTTGGTAGCTGGGGTGCTAGAGAACTCGCCTGTTTGTTTAGCTAGAAGAAAA ACTTGCTCCAACCCTGCATCACTAATAATAGTAGATCGCACGCTAGACCTCTGTGCTGTTACCAGCCATTCCATGGAGTCAGTGCTAGATAAAATCATGACGGTGTTGCCAAGGTTCCCGGGCCATAGTACTGACGTTGCAGTTGATATGTCACCAGTGTGCGAGGCTAATGT AATTAATCACCCTGATGACGTGCAACTGCCTCCCGGTTGTCTGTTCCACGCACACGACGACTCTAGCGTACAAACCTTTGATCACATGATTAACAAGAGTCAGAAGGAGGTGTTGTTCGACCTTTATAACAAGTTGTCCAAGATTGATGTGCAGAAGTCTCCTAGTCCTAAGACTTTATTGAAAGTGACGCCTCAAAGCCTCGAGAAGATTGTGTCTGCGTCTAAAG GTAACTACGATGTGATAGAAAAGCACATGGGCATCTTGCAACAAGCGCTAGCTGTGGTCCATACCTTGAAGTCGCCGAAGCGAGCGCAACTCGAGCTCCTACAGAATTTGGAGAGACAAGTGCTGCAAAGCCTGGCTGCGAGTCGCGACTCTACCAGCGTCCTACATCAG ATAAGCCACCTCATAAAGACCAGAAAAGACCGTCACCTCTCCCTAGAAAGTCTCCTAGCACTGATTGTCCACGTCTACTCCCTCACTGGAACCGAAGTATCTTTCTCCAAGCAGCATGAGAGTAGCCTAGCTGAGACTTTAAGTGTTGCCATATTTGAGGACCATAAGACTTTGTTTAGCCCTGACAGCGGATACATGTGTAGTCCTGAACAGTGTGATGAAATTTCTAAAAAGATTATGGGAAGGTTGAAGGAAATGGCTTTGATGAGGAAGAATTTGCAGAA aTATGGCTCGGTTCTGAAGCCGTGCGAGACGGGAGCTGGTCACGAGTATCGGGGGGTGTTGCAGCAAATGGTGAACGACCTCGTCGATACCGAACGCCCCGAGCTGCCGGACCTTCGACACAGGAACGAGGGGCTTAAAGATCTACTGCGCAGCGGTTTAAA CATTCTAACAAGTAAGAAGTCACGCAGCACGAAGCACCCTCTCGACAATCCCACAGTCATAATCTTCGTTGTGGGCGGCGTCACGGGCGAGGAATGCAAGGCTATACACAGAAGCGTGATCACCAGCGGCGTTGACAATGCCGTGTTCATTGGTTCCACCAAGTTTGTGACCCCTGTGGAAGCTATGAGGGACGTTTTGGACTTATAG